In Miscanthus floridulus cultivar M001 chromosome 5, ASM1932011v1, whole genome shotgun sequence, one genomic interval encodes:
- the LOC136450059 gene encoding protein indeterminate-domain 7-like, whose translation MFHHQQELLQAEAAAADRESSMSNLTSSASGGLNAPPVPAPPPPASAGNNKRKRSLPGNPDPEAEVVALSPATLMATNRFVCEICGKGFQRDQNLQLHRRGHNLPWKLKQRGTGKEAQRKKVYVCPEASCVHHDPARALGDLTGIKKHFFRKHGEKKWKCDKCSKKYAVHSDWKAHSKICGTREYKCDCGTIFSRRDSFITHRAFCDALTDESAKAIGLNAMAAASAPAHLHHPLLFSPPPAHVMQQDVALLQEHQHQQEVMQLPPPQHCNYAMKTEMPPWPPAMAYEHPLLLPAAQSSATSALPPPQLAAASAHLSATALLQKAAQMGATIGGAGAGYTQMAGPATSAPGSGATFGLGLPGLQNTQQQDGGVMAGLARTASHGRSGEEGGAGGGGGDGMTRDFLGLRAFSHRDILGLAGLDSSCMGALTANASMSCYEPQQQHAHAQAQAQAQQQSSNEPWHGMGGHS comes from the exons ATGTTCCACCATCAGCAGGAGCTCTTACAGGCAGAAGCTGCAGCGGCAGATCGGGAGAGCAGCATGTCCAACCTCACCTCCTCCGCGTCCGGCGGCCTCAACGCTCCGCCTGTtcctgctccgccgccgccggcctcagCTGGCAACAACAAGCGCAAGCGGAGCCTCCCAGGCAACCCCG ACCCCGAGGCGGAGGTTGTGGCTCTTTCTCCGGCGACGCTGATGGCGACGAACCGCTTCGTGTGCGAGATCTGCGGCAAGGGGTTCCAGCGGGACCAGAACCTGCAGCTGCACCGGCGCGGCCACAACCTCCCCTGGAAGCTGAAGCAGCGCGGCACGGGCAAGGAGGCGCAGCggaagaaggtgtacgtgtgccCCGAGGCGTCGTGCGTGCACCACGACCCGGCCCGCGCGCTGGGCGACCTCACGGGGATCAAGAAGCACTTCTTCCGCAAGCACGGCGAGAAGAAGTGGAAGTGCGACAAGTGCTCCAAGAAGTACGCCGTCCACTCCGACTGGAAGGCGCACTCCAAGATCTGTGGCACTAGGGAGTACAAGTGCGACTGCGGCACAATCTTCTCCAG GCGGGACAGCTTCATCACGCACCGCGCCTTCTGCGACGCGCTCACCGACGAGAGCGCCAAGGCCATCGGCCTcaacgccatggccgccgcgtcgGCGCCAGCGCACCTCCACCACCCGCTGCTCTTctcgccgccgcccgcgcacGTCATGCAGCAGGACGTCGCCCTTCTCCAGGAGCATCAACACCAGCAGGAGGTCATGCAGCTGCCGCCACCGCAGCACTGCAACTACGCCATGAAGACGGAGatgccgccgtggccgccggcgaTGGCCTACGAGCACCCGCTGCTGCTGCCCGCAGCGCAGAGCTCGGCCACGTCCGCGCTACCTCCCCCGCAGCTGGCCGCGGCCTCCGCGCACCTGTCGGCCACGGCGCTGCTGCAGAAGGCGGCGCAGATGGGCGCCACcatcggcggcgcgggcgcgggctacacccagatggcgGGCCCCGCGACGAGCGCGCCCGGCAGTGGCGCCACCTTCGGCCTCGGCCTCCCGGGCCTGCAGAATACCCAGCAGCAGGATGGCGGGGTCATGGCCGGGCTCGCGAGGACAGCCTCCCACGgccgcagcggcgaggaaggcggcGCCGGCGGGGGAGGAGGCGACGGCATGACCAGGGACTTCCTGGGCCTGCGCGCCTTCTCCCACCGCGACATCCTCGGCCTCGCCGGCTTGGACTCCTCGTGCATGGGCGCCCTCACCGCCAACGCCAGCATGAGCTGCTACGAGCCACAGCAGCAACATGCACATGCACAGGCACAGGCTCAGGCGCAGCAGCAAAGCAGCAACGAGCCATGGCACGGCATGGGCGGCCATAGCTAG